The Bradyrhizobium diazoefficiens genome contains the following window.
CTCTTCAGCTGATATCAGTACGGCGAGGTCCTCAGCGCTCTCGCACAGCAGGTCGTACCAGCGGCGCATCGTACGGGCCCTTTGTTTGCCCGTGAGCGCACGCCAGGATGGCAGGGCTCGCTCGGCCGCATCGATGGCAACGGTTGCATCAGCGGCTTCGGCGTTGGGTACGCTCGCGATCTGGACGCCAGTGGCCGGATCCGCGACCGCAAATTGGGTCCCGGACAATGCAGCGTGCCATTGTCCGTCGCAAAGGAAATGCCGTTTCAGCAGCCCGGCTTCTTTAAGTCGCTCGGAGAGTTTCATGCTGATCACACCGCTCTAATCAACAGGTTGCCGTGATGGTCAACTGTCACCTTGAAGCCAGGCAGTACGCAGGTGGTTGTATCATCCTGCACAACGACCGCCGGGCCATCAAAGCACTGGTTGGCACGCAACGCATCCCGCTGATAGAGCGGCACCTCACGGAAGGTCCCGTCCATGAAAACCTCGACCGAACGCAACGGTTGCGGCAGTCCGGTCGCTTCTTCGAGCGTCTGCAATGCCGGTTTAGGTGTCGGCGCTGTTATGATCAGGCGAAGTGCGATGACCTGAACGATGGCAGTCTCGTCGCTATAGCCGTAGAGCTTCTCATGCTCACGGTGGAATGCTGCGCGCACAGCGGCGAGATCGCCTGCAGCTATAGAGGCAGGACTGAGCGGAGTATCGATTTCAAAGGATTGGCCGCGGTAGCGCATGTCGGCAGACAGACTGACCTCTGCCTCAGCGTCACTACCGGTCTCCTCGCGGATCCAGCCGCGCGCGAGAGCTTCCAGTTCGGCACGGTCTTGATCTAGTTGCTCAAGGGTGTTGGCATCTAAATTGTAATAGGTTATCTTAACGAAGTCGTTTTTGGTGTCTGCGATGAGGCCACCCAAAGCGCTCAATACGCCCGGTGTCGCTGGCACAAGTATCTCATCGATATTCAGTGCCCGCGCCAGATGGCAGGCGAGCATCGGACCGGCACCGCCGAAAGGAAGCAACGTAAAGCTGCGCGGGTCAATGCCGAAGCGAGACACCAGTCGGCTGACGCCCGCGTACATGCCAGAAATAGCAACATTGACGATGGCTTCTGCGGTTTTATGGGGCTCCTGTCCGAGCGAACCGGCCAATTCTGCAATCGTTCGGATAGCAGCGTCGCGGTCGACTTGCACCGTACTGTAACCAAGAGCCGATTGGCCTAGAACTCCCATTGCGGCGAAGGCGTCGGTAATTGTGGGGCGCGTACCACCTCGACCGTAGCAGACAGGACCGGGGTTGGAGCCGGCACTTTCGGGGCCAACCTTCAGGACGCCGAACTCGTCAACCCGAGCAACCGAACCGCCGCCGTCGCCAATTGACGACACCGACACGGATGGGATGTGGATTTGGAAGTCACCGATGTACTCCCCTGTGGCGTATTGCGGCTTACCGTCGATAATGAGCGCGACGTCGGCAGTCGTACCGCCAATGTCGAGGCTCATGCAGTTGCGGATGCCGCATTGCTCCGCGATGTAAGCTGCACCAATCACGCCAGATGCGGTGCCAGACAGAATCATCTGAACGCAATTAGACTTGCCATGCTCAGCGCTCATGACGCCGCCGTTGGACTTAGTCACCTTGAGGTCGGCCGGCACGCCGGTTTTCTTGAGTGCCGCTTGTAAACTCGAGAGATAGTGCGCGACCTTTGGCTGCACATAGCTGCCAATAACAGCTGTCAGGGTCCGTTCGTACTCTCGGATGATCGGCCAAACCTCATGCGAACAAGATACGAATAGATCCGGTTGCGCACGTTGCAGGATCGCCTTGACTTGCTGTTCGTGCGCCGGGTTCCGGTAGGCATGCAGCAATGAAATCACAACGCCCTCGCATTCGGCGCGTT
Protein-coding sequences here:
- a CDS encoding hydantoinase/oxoprolinase family protein, whose product is MSLRIGVDIGGSFADFAVLDSQTRSVRTLKVFSRPDSPGSEVLEGMAGLARRYGIDARDVIYFTHGTTVGVNAVVQRRGLRLGLITTRNFEDVLDIARLKIPDMYHLMSTRPAPLVPRDRVFGVDERLNFDGSVDTPVDEESVLAALDAMKRAECEGVVISLLHAYRNPAHEQQVKAILQRAQPDLFVSCSHEVWPIIREYERTLTAVIGSYVQPKVAHYLSSLQAALKKTGVPADLKVTKSNGGVMSAEHGKSNCVQMILSGTASGVIGAAYIAEQCGIRNCMSLDIGGTTADVALIIDGKPQYATGEYIGDFQIHIPSVSVSSIGDGGGSVARVDEFGVLKVGPESAGSNPGPVCYGRGGTRPTITDAFAAMGVLGQSALGYSTVQVDRDAAIRTIAELAGSLGQEPHKTAEAIVNVAISGMYAGVSRLVSRFGIDPRSFTLLPFGGAGPMLACHLARALNIDEILVPATPGVLSALGGLIADTKNDFVKITYYNLDANTLEQLDQDRAELEALARGWIREETGSDAEAEVSLSADMRYRGQSFEIDTPLSPASIAAGDLAAVRAAFHREHEKLYGYSDETAIVQVIALRLIITAPTPKPALQTLEEATGLPQPLRSVEVFMDGTFREVPLYQRDALRANQCFDGPAVVVQDDTTTCVLPGFKVTVDHHGNLLIRAV